The Humulus lupulus chromosome 3, drHumLupu1.1, whole genome shotgun sequence genome window below encodes:
- the LOC133825373 gene encoding uncharacterized protein LOC133825373, whose product MSPYRLVYGKSCHLPGELEHKAWWAVKKCNMDMVYVGQQRMLQLHELEEIRNEAYESSIIYKEKTKAFHDKHIIRKSFVEGQKVLMYHSRLKHFPGKLKSRWLGPFTVTKVFPHGEVEVVSPSTGKSFKVNGQRLKPYYESMEKEQAAVIHLIDPVYVDERASDDKLSYFVN is encoded by the coding sequence atgtcaccatatcgattgGTGTATGGGAAGTCTTGCCATCTACCGGGAGAGCTAGAGCATAAGGCTTGGTGGGCTGTAAAGAAGTGTAACATGGATATGGTTTATGTAGGACAACAACGAATGCTTCAATTGCATGAGCTAGAAGAAATACGCAATGAAGCATATGAAAGCTCAATAATCTACAAGGAGAAAACCAAAGCTTTTCATGACAAACATATTATTCGAAAGAGTTTTGTGGAAGGTCAGAAAGTTCTCATGTATCACTCTCGCCTTAAACATTTTCCTGGGAAGTTGAAGTCTCGCTGGTTAGGTCCGTTCACTGTCACCAAGGTTTTTCCTCATGGAGAAGTCGAAGTTGTAAGTCCAAGTACAGGAAAGTCCttcaaggtgaatggtcagagattaAAGCCATATTACGAATCAATGGAGAAAGAACAAGCTGCTGTGATTCACCTCATTGACCCGGTATATGTTGATGAACGAGCTAGCGACGATAAACTTAGCTactttgtaaattag